In Pseudoalteromonas sp. MM1, a single window of DNA contains:
- a CDS encoding YgiQ family radical SAM protein, producing MSSLKAERALFSYPKYWAECYGTAPFLPTTREEMDALGWDSCDIIIISGDAYVDHPSFGMAVIGRVLEAQGFRVGIIAQPDWQSKDAFMGLGKPNLFFGVTAGNMDSMINRYTAEKRMRHDDAYTPGNVGGKRPDRAVMIYSQRLREAYKGVPIVIGGIEASLRRIAHYDYWQEKVRRSILFDSKADILIYGNAERPLVEVAHRIAAGETMDTIQDIRGTAVIRKEPIPGWRGSDSTAIDKIGKIDPIPNPYGADDVGCSKSEFKQAGIDLKAEAAKPITIQPARPKPWEKTYVKLPAFEQVSVNKPLYAHASRILHQETNPGCARALFQRHGDRSIWVNPPAFPLETHEMDDVFGLPYQRIPHPSYGDAKIPAYDMIKTSVNIMRGCFGGCSFCSITEHEGRIIQSRSQESIIDEIEQIRDKVPGFTGVISDLGGPTANMYKLRCTSKKAESTCRRLSCVYPDICKHMDTDHTPTIDLYKKAREVKGIKKILIASGVRYDLAVQDPRYVKELVTHHVGGYLKIAPEHTEDGPLSKMMKPGMGAYDQFKELFDKYSKEAGKKQYLIPYFISAHPGTKDEDMVNMALWLKSNDFKLDQVQNFYPSPMANATTIYHTEMNSLRNIKNNKEQVPVPKGARQRRLHKAILRYHDPSGWPMIREALRSMGKANLIGKGPSCLVPEEGRDEKSKGGNKGKGGRLALTRHTGFSQFKKANTKPKVGGNRQRASR from the coding sequence ATGAGCTCCCTTAAAGCTGAACGCGCGCTATTTTCGTACCCCAAATATTGGGCTGAATGTTATGGTACCGCCCCATTTTTACCTACCACTCGCGAAGAAATGGACGCTCTTGGCTGGGATAGCTGCGACATTATAATAATTAGCGGCGATGCCTATGTTGATCACCCTAGTTTTGGTATGGCAGTTATTGGCCGTGTACTTGAAGCACAAGGCTTTAGAGTCGGGATAATTGCTCAACCAGATTGGCAATCAAAAGATGCCTTTATGGGGCTTGGTAAACCAAACTTATTTTTTGGTGTAACAGCCGGCAACATGGATTCGATGATTAACCGCTACACGGCTGAAAAGCGCATGCGCCATGACGATGCCTATACACCAGGTAATGTAGGCGGAAAGCGTCCCGACCGAGCGGTGATGATTTATTCTCAGCGCTTACGCGAAGCCTACAAAGGCGTACCTATTGTTATTGGTGGTATTGAAGCAAGCTTGCGCCGTATTGCTCATTACGACTACTGGCAAGAAAAAGTACGCCGTAGTATTTTATTTGACTCTAAAGCCGACATTCTTATTTATGGTAATGCAGAGCGTCCGCTGGTGGAAGTGGCTCACCGTATTGCTGCCGGTGAGACTATGGATACCATTCAGGATATTCGGGGTACCGCGGTTATTCGTAAAGAGCCAATACCGGGCTGGCGCGGAAGTGATTCAACAGCGATTGATAAAATAGGAAAAATTGATCCTATTCCAAACCCTTACGGCGCTGATGATGTTGGGTGTAGTAAATCAGAGTTTAAACAAGCCGGTATCGATTTAAAAGCAGAAGCTGCAAAGCCTATTACTATTCAGCCTGCGCGTCCTAAACCGTGGGAAAAAACCTACGTTAAACTCCCTGCATTTGAGCAAGTAAGTGTTAATAAGCCTTTGTACGCCCACGCATCACGAATTTTACATCAAGAGACCAACCCAGGTTGTGCTCGTGCGTTATTTCAGCGTCATGGCGATCGCTCTATCTGGGTTAACCCGCCGGCCTTTCCGCTGGAAACTCATGAAATGGATGATGTATTTGGTTTACCTTATCAGCGTATACCGCATCCAAGTTATGGTGATGCGAAAATACCCGCCTACGACATGATCAAAACGTCAGTTAATATTATGCGTGGTTGTTTTGGTGGTTGTTCGTTTTGCTCTATAACTGAACATGAAGGGCGTATTATTCAAAGTCGCTCACAAGAGTCGATTATCGACGAAATAGAACAAATTAGAGATAAAGTACCTGGGTTTACCGGTGTTATTTCTGATTTAGGTGGTCCAACGGCCAACATGTATAAATTGCGCTGTACGAGTAAAAAGGCAGAAAGTACCTGTAGGCGACTCTCATGTGTTTACCCTGATATATGTAAGCACATGGACACAGATCATACACCTACTATCGATTTGTACAAAAAGGCCCGTGAAGTCAAAGGCATTAAAAAGATTTTAATTGCCTCAGGCGTTCGTTACGATTTAGCTGTTCAAGACCCTCGTTATGTAAAAGAGTTGGTGACACATCATGTGGGTGGCTATTTAAAAATTGCCCCTGAGCACACAGAAGATGGTCCTTTGTCTAAAATGATGAAGCCAGGTATGGGTGCTTACGATCAATTTAAAGAACTATTTGATAAGTACTCAAAAGAAGCCGGTAAAAAGCAGTATTTAATACCATACTTTATTTCAGCGCACCCAGGTACCAAAGACGAAGACATGGTTAACATGGCATTGTGGCTTAAATCTAACGATTTTAAATTGGATCAAGTGCAAAACTTTTACCCGTCGCCTATGGCCAATGCAACCACTATTTACCATACAGAAATGAACTCGTTGCGGAATATTAAAAACAACAAAGAGCAAGTGCCAGTACCAAAAGGAGCACGCCAACGTCGCCTACACAAAGCAATATTGCGTTATCACGATCCATCAGGATGGCCAATGATCCGCGAAGCACTGCGTAGTATGGGGAAAGCTAATTTAATTGGTAAAGGCCCTAGTTGCTTGGTACCCGAAGAAGGGCGAGATGAAAAAAGCAAAGGCGGTAATAAAGGTAAAGGTGGGCGTCTTGCACTAACGCGCCATACTGGCTTTAGCCAATTTAAAAAGGCTAACACTAAGCCTAAAGTAGGTGGGAATCGCCAACGTGCTTCTCGGTAA
- a CDS encoding methyl-accepting chemotaxis protein has translation MNLTVSQRIWCGFIFITLLLIIIGGNSLIKIASIDRSTQQVNQLSLPALNKSSELQAEFILMSKAAQASFYTTSSAQLTPIKQKVLEQKDKFNSLHADLQRVVKDDASLSQKSQAVEKTYLSFLSTVENLLADKDKQLALNKTLTAQLETIEIAAEDANSVVLDITDIDNFEQNHPRAYQAANNLENNFMSVVSNSTDMLTVKTTNTLDIVKNEQAYYLEEVIRTLALIKPAIEQDNNDLYSDLQEYVDTLIENINGNNSLVANKQRLIDAIALTEKELAQSEQATAMALSQIDDLVTQASTVAYKLQEGVRKDVDSANLWTWAGMIIATIIAIAIAILTVNRITKPLAEVNRILDIVASGDMTQRLDDSAKDEFGELSKSCNTLIDSLRSLIKGIISRSTQLAAASEQTSAITGESSQAIRNQQAQVEQAATATTEMSSTSQTVSNSAQQALNEIKNADKEAERVKGISHQNKATIEQLAREVDDAAGVINKLHQDSASIGSILDVIRGIAEQTNLLALNAAIEAARAGEYGRGFAVVADEVRSLASKTQESTQEIQSMIESLQSGAEAAVTAMDKGKQQAVSCVEQSDLASSALDSITLAVSQAHDVSEEISTAAQEQQQVSQEISERLESIVAIAEQTAEGANQTNISSSEVAKLAEELRISVENFKV, from the coding sequence ATGAATCTGACAGTAAGCCAACGTATTTGGTGCGGTTTTATATTTATCACCTTATTACTCATAATCATTGGTGGTAACTCTTTAATAAAAATTGCGAGCATTGACCGTTCTACCCAGCAGGTAAATCAGTTATCACTGCCCGCGCTAAATAAAAGCTCAGAACTACAAGCTGAATTTATTTTAATGAGTAAAGCAGCGCAAGCTAGTTTTTATACCACCTCAAGCGCACAGCTCACTCCTATAAAACAAAAAGTACTTGAGCAAAAAGACAAATTCAATTCACTGCACGCCGACTTACAACGCGTCGTTAAAGACGATGCATCACTTAGTCAAAAAAGCCAAGCTGTAGAAAAAACCTACTTAAGCTTTTTAAGCACAGTAGAAAACTTATTAGCTGATAAAGATAAACAACTGGCGCTTAATAAAACTCTCACAGCGCAACTAGAAACAATAGAAATTGCAGCGGAAGATGCCAATTCTGTGGTACTTGATATTACTGATATTGATAACTTTGAGCAAAATCACCCGCGCGCCTATCAAGCAGCCAATAACTTAGAAAACAATTTTATGTCGGTGGTAAGTAACAGTACCGATATGCTAACGGTGAAAACAACAAACACATTAGATATTGTTAAAAATGAACAAGCTTACTATCTGGAAGAGGTAATTCGTACCTTAGCTTTAATCAAACCAGCCATAGAGCAAGATAACAACGATTTATATAGTGATTTACAAGAATACGTTGATACGCTGATAGAAAATATCAACGGCAATAATAGCTTAGTAGCCAATAAACAACGCCTAATTGATGCCATTGCTCTTACCGAAAAGGAACTTGCCCAATCAGAGCAAGCTACCGCGATGGCACTGTCGCAAATTGATGATTTAGTGACGCAGGCAAGTACTGTTGCATATAAACTGCAAGAAGGTGTACGCAAAGATGTAGACTCAGCAAATTTATGGACATGGGCAGGTATGATCATCGCAACGATAATAGCAATTGCTATCGCGATCCTTACTGTAAATAGAATCACTAAGCCACTGGCTGAAGTTAATCGTATTTTAGATATTGTCGCCAGCGGTGATATGACCCAACGCTTAGATGACTCTGCAAAAGATGAATTTGGCGAGCTGTCAAAAAGCTGTAACACTTTAATAGACAGCTTACGTAGCTTAATTAAGGGTATTATTTCACGCTCAACTCAATTAGCAGCAGCGTCTGAGCAAACATCGGCCATTACCGGTGAATCAAGCCAAGCTATCCGTAACCAACAAGCACAAGTAGAGCAAGCAGCCACAGCGACAACCGAAATGAGCAGCACGTCGCAAACAGTAAGTAATAGCGCACAACAAGCACTAAACGAAATTAAAAATGCCGATAAAGAAGCTGAACGTGTAAAAGGTATTTCTCATCAAAATAAAGCGACTATTGAGCAACTTGCTCGCGAGGTTGACGATGCAGCCGGTGTTATTAATAAACTTCATCAAGACAGTGCATCTATAGGCAGTATTTTAGATGTAATACGCGGCATTGCAGAGCAAACCAACCTATTAGCACTCAACGCTGCAATTGAAGCGGCACGTGCAGGTGAATATGGCCGAGGTTTTGCGGTAGTAGCGGATGAAGTACGCTCACTGGCAAGCAAAACGCAAGAGTCGACCCAAGAGATACAATCTATGATTGAATCGCTTCAAAGTGGCGCAGAAGCGGCTGTAACAGCAATGGATAAAGGTAAGCAGCAAGCGGTATCGTGTGTTGAGCAAAGCGACCTAGCAAGCAGCGCATTAGACTCAATTACGCTCGCAGTATCGCAAGCACACGACGTAAGCGAAGAAATATCTACCGCAGCGCAAGAGCAGCAACAAGTATCACAAGAAATTAGTGAACGTTTAGAGTCAATTGTGGCTATAGCCGAGCAAACGGCTGAGGGTGCAAATCAAACAAACATTTCAAGCTCAGAAGTAGCCAAACTTGCTGAAGAGCTAAGAATATCGGTAGAAAACTTTAAGGTGTAA